The Leucobacter viscericola genome includes a window with the following:
- a CDS encoding glutaredoxin domain-containing protein — protein MSEQEEKLSETVIFGADWCGDCRRAKMIFDRAGAPYRYVDLVQDPNAADVAKDISGRTNIPVILYPDSSHQVEPSNADMLRKIEELGLA, from the coding sequence ATGAGCGAGCAAGAAGAAAAACTCTCAGAGACCGTTATCTTCGGTGCCGACTGGTGCGGTGACTGCCGCAGGGCAAAGATGATCTTTGACCGCGCCGGGGCGCCCTATCGTTACGTTGACCTGGTGCAGGATCCCAATGCCGCCGATGTTGCAAAAGACATCAGCGGGCGCACAAACATTCCGGTGATCCTCTACCCCGACAGCAGCCACCAGGTTGAGCCGTCAAATGCAGACATGCTCCGAAAAATTGAGGAGTTGGGTCTGGCGTGA
- the rpsG gene encoding 30S ribosomal protein S7, translating into MPRKGPAPQRPVVADPVYGSPVVSQLVNKILLDGKKGLAERIVYGALEAVAEKSGQDAVTVLKKALDNVRPTLEVRSRRVGGSTYQVPVEVKPHRANTLALRWLTSYAKARRENSMTDRLTNEILDASNGLGAAVKRREDTHKMAESNRAFAHYRW; encoded by the coding sequence ATGCCTCGTAAAGGCCCTGCTCCCCAGCGCCCCGTTGTTGCCGATCCCGTTTACGGTTCACCCGTGGTCAGCCAGCTGGTCAACAAGATTCTGCTCGACGGCAAGAAGGGTCTCGCAGAGCGCATCGTTTACGGTGCACTCGAGGCCGTTGCCGAAAAGTCCGGCCAGGACGCAGTGACCGTTCTCAAGAAGGCGCTCGACAACGTGCGCCCCACCCTTGAGGTACGTTCACGCCGCGTCGGCGGTAGCACCTACCAGGTGCCCGTTGAGGTCAAGCCGCACCGTGCGAACACTCTCGCACTGCGCTGGCTGACCAGCTACGCCAAGGCTCGTCGCGAGAACTCGATGACCGACCGTCTCACCAACGAGATTCTCGATGCATCTAACGGCCTCGGTGCCGCTGTGAAGCGTCGCGAAGACACGCACAAGATGGCTGAGTCGAACCGCGCGTTCGCTCACTACCGCTGGTAA
- the rpsL gene encoding 30S ribosomal protein S12: MPTIQQLVRKGRSPKVSKTKAPALKANPQQRGVCTRVYTTTPKKPNSAMRKVARVKLSNGTEVTAYIPGEGHNLQEHSMVLVRGGRVKDLPGVRYKIVRGALDTQAVKDRQQARSRYGAKKEKK, encoded by the coding sequence GTGCCTACTATTCAGCAGCTGGTTCGCAAGGGGCGGTCGCCAAAGGTCTCCAAGACCAAGGCTCCCGCACTGAAGGCGAACCCTCAGCAGCGCGGTGTGTGTACACGTGTGTACACCACCACCCCGAAGAAGCCGAACTCGGCGATGCGTAAGGTCGCTCGTGTGAAGCTTTCCAACGGTACCGAGGTCACGGCCTACATCCCAGGTGAGGGCCACAACCTGCAGGAGCACTCGATGGTGCTCGTGCGCGGCGGTCGTGTAAAGGACCTCCCCGGTGTTCGCTACAAGATTGTGCGCGGCGCGCTCGACACGCAGGCGGTCAAGGATCGCCAGCAGGCTCGTAGCCGCTACGGTGCGAAGAAGGAGAAGAAGTAA
- a CDS encoding phosphatase PAP2 family protein — protein sequence MSAKLSRALPWAIVGLVLFAAVAVYLRFVDSGPFGIDSWWYDVAAVSRGSVARAVAVFMAQVGGGVGSVACAAIAVALLLVLRRSRDAAALATAMLLGIAGSELTKHLVLRPRPWDQLYASSGTSFPSGHTMGAAALAISLALIVAGSESVSRSLSRGVWFIAVVWVITMAWSRTALHVHWLSDTLAGALLGVCAAIIARQIWFRTEQQANSASSVVNVRPTA from the coding sequence ATGTCAGCCAAGCTTTCACGCGCCCTCCCCTGGGCCATTGTCGGCCTCGTTCTTTTTGCTGCGGTGGCCGTCTACCTGCGGTTTGTCGATAGCGGACCATTCGGCATTGACTCCTGGTGGTATGACGTCGCAGCGGTCAGTCGCGGCTCGGTTGCGCGTGCAGTCGCTGTGTTCATGGCGCAGGTCGGCGGCGGCGTCGGTTCTGTTGCCTGCGCCGCAATTGCGGTGGCCCTATTACTCGTCCTGCGCCGATCGCGGGATGCGGCCGCGCTAGCCACGGCAATGCTCCTGGGGATCGCCGGATCCGAACTCACAAAGCACCTCGTGTTGCGCCCGCGTCCGTGGGATCAGCTCTACGCGTCGAGCGGCACTTCCTTTCCATCGGGGCACACCATGGGAGCCGCAGCACTCGCCATTTCGCTGGCTTTGATCGTTGCGGGTTCCGAGTCAGTGAGCAGGTCCCTGAGCCGAGGAGTGTGGTTCATCGCCGTCGTGTGGGTTATCACTATGGCCTGGAGCAGAACGGCGCTGCACGTCCACTGGCTGAGCGACACGCTCGCGGGTGCCCTTCTTGGCGTCTGCGCGGCGATCATCGCGCGACAAATCTGGTTTCGAACAGAACAACAGGCAAATTCTGCTTCTTCCGTCGTCAATGTCAGACCCACCGCGTAG
- the rpoC gene encoding DNA-directed RNA polymerase subunit beta', whose protein sequence is MLEGTDFNELQIRLATADDIRSWSFGEVKKPETINYRTLKPEKDGLFGEQIFGPSRDWECACGKYKRVRYKGIVCERCGVEVTKSSVRRERMGHIELAAPVTHIWYFKGVPSRLGYLLDMAPKDLEKVIYFAAYMIIDIDEEGRHEDLAELEAELRLELKALEDQRDIGIAQRQQQAESDLAALEAEGAKADQRRRAEASAEKEMTAIRKEKDEEIARLQRVWEDFRNLKVGDLKPEDAVFADLMDRYGDYFEAFMGAEAIKRRLEAFDLEAESETLHLQISEGKGQKKIRAIKRLKVVSSFLQTGASPAAMVLDVVPVIPPELRPMVQLDGGRFATSDLNDLYRRVINRNNRLRRLLDLGAPEIIVNNEKRMLQEAVDALFDNGRRGRPVTGTGNRALKSLSDMLKGKQGRFRQNLLGKRVDYSGRSVIVVGPQLKLHQCGLPKQMALELFKPFVIKRLMDLSHAQNVKAAKRMVERARSEVWDVLEEIIRERPVLLNRAPTLHRLGIQAFEPQLVEGKAIQLHPLVCTAFNADFDGDQMAVHLPLSVEAQAEARVLMLASNNILKPSDGRPVTLPSQDMIIGLHHLTTIKEEGIGTGRAFGTIAEAILAMDEGTLDLGAKVKLRLIGYTDANGVTNEKPVLVETSLGRALFNETLPADYPYFERVADKNSLSGLVNDLAERYPKVEVAATLDRIKDAGFYWASRSGITVALSDVVTPPNKGEIIAEHEKRAAKIQRDYDRGMIQDSERKKALTEIWTEATDEVAAAMRDAFPADNTIFRMVSSGARGNWLQIRNIAGMRGLVSNPKGEIIPRPIINSYREGLSVAEYFIATHGARKGLADTALRTADSGYLTRRLVDVSQDVIIREEDCATKRGLDLPIAEVDANGTLVMDENVENSVYARTLATDALDAAGAVVANAGEDVGDVLIEKLIAAGVTEIKVRSVLTCESAVGVCATCYGRSLATGQRVDIGEAVGIIAAQSIGEPGTQLTMRTFHTGGSASADDITQGLPRVQELFEARTPKGASPIAEAAGRVVIEDTEKSRRVLLTPDDGTEEKAYPVLKRSTLLVEDGDHVELGQPFLAGTLDPKDILQVGSTENGKHIPGERAVQKYLVEGVQGVYRSQGVPIHDKHIEVIVRQMLRKVTVVDHGETEMLPGELIDRARYQRVNREALLEGKRVATARPEVMGITKASLATESWLSAASFQETTRVLTQAAMEGSKDPLIGLKENVIIGKLIPAGTGLGVYRDVDVQATEEAKAERYPNRLFATEGTFDENDLSFVDFDSFTADEFNPGNYS, encoded by the coding sequence TTGCTCGAGGGTACAGATTTTAACGAGCTGCAGATCCGTCTGGCGACCGCCGACGATATCCGCAGCTGGTCATTCGGCGAGGTTAAGAAGCCGGAGACCATCAACTACCGCACGCTGAAGCCCGAGAAGGACGGTCTGTTCGGCGAACAGATCTTTGGTCCGAGCCGGGACTGGGAGTGCGCGTGTGGCAAGTACAAGCGTGTCCGTTACAAGGGCATCGTGTGTGAGCGCTGTGGCGTGGAGGTCACCAAGTCCTCCGTTCGTCGTGAGCGCATGGGTCACATTGAGTTGGCCGCTCCCGTCACGCACATCTGGTACTTCAAGGGTGTGCCGTCACGCCTCGGTTACCTGCTCGACATGGCGCCGAAGGACCTCGAAAAGGTCATCTACTTCGCCGCGTACATGATCATCGATATCGATGAAGAGGGTCGCCACGAAGATCTCGCGGAGCTTGAGGCTGAGCTGCGGCTCGAGCTGAAGGCACTTGAGGATCAGCGTGACATTGGCATTGCTCAGCGTCAGCAGCAGGCGGAGTCCGACCTCGCCGCGCTTGAGGCAGAGGGTGCCAAGGCAGATCAGCGCCGTCGCGCCGAAGCTTCCGCCGAGAAGGAAATGACCGCGATCCGCAAGGAAAAGGACGAGGAAATTGCTCGTCTGCAGCGCGTCTGGGAAGACTTCCGCAACCTGAAGGTCGGCGACCTGAAGCCAGAAGATGCGGTCTTCGCAGACCTCATGGATCGCTACGGCGATTACTTCGAGGCATTCATGGGTGCCGAGGCGATCAAGCGCCGTCTCGAGGCTTTTGACCTTGAGGCAGAGAGCGAAACACTGCACCTTCAGATCTCTGAGGGCAAGGGCCAGAAGAAGATCCGCGCGATTAAGCGCCTGAAGGTTGTCAGCTCATTCCTGCAGACCGGCGCAAGCCCTGCAGCCATGGTGCTCGACGTCGTTCCGGTGATCCCGCCAGAGCTTCGCCCGATGGTGCAGCTCGACGGTGGCCGCTTCGCGACCTCGGATCTCAACGACCTCTACCGTCGTGTGATCAACCGCAACAACCGTCTGCGTCGTCTGCTTGATCTCGGTGCTCCCGAGATCATCGTGAACAACGAGAAGCGCATGCTGCAGGAAGCTGTCGACGCACTGTTCGACAACGGCCGCCGTGGTCGCCCCGTTACGGGCACCGGCAACCGTGCACTGAAGTCACTGAGCGACATGCTCAAGGGCAAGCAGGGCCGTTTCCGTCAGAACCTGCTCGGTAAGCGTGTTGACTACTCGGGCCGTTCGGTCATCGTTGTTGGCCCGCAGCTGAAGCTGCACCAGTGTGGTCTGCCCAAGCAGATGGCACTTGAGCTCTTCAAGCCGTTTGTGATCAAGCGCCTCATGGACCTGTCGCACGCACAGAATGTCAAGGCTGCAAAGCGCATGGTTGAGCGCGCACGCTCAGAGGTGTGGGACGTACTCGAGGAGATCATCCGCGAGCGCCCCGTGCTGCTGAACCGTGCACCGACGCTTCACCGCCTCGGCATCCAGGCGTTTGAGCCGCAGCTCGTTGAGGGTAAGGCTATCCAGCTGCACCCCCTCGTCTGCACCGCGTTCAACGCTGACTTCGACGGCGACCAGATGGCAGTTCACCTGCCGCTGTCGGTTGAGGCTCAGGCTGAGGCTCGTGTGCTCATGCTCGCTTCGAACAACATCCTGAAGCCGTCGGATGGTCGCCCAGTGACCCTGCCCTCACAGGACATGATCATTGGTCTGCACCACCTCACCACGATCAAGGAAGAGGGCATCGGCACCGGTCGCGCCTTCGGCACGATCGCTGAGGCCATCCTGGCTATGGACGAGGGAACCCTCGACCTGGGCGCAAAGGTGAAGCTCCGCCTCATCGGTTACACCGATGCAAACGGAGTCACCAATGAGAAGCCCGTGCTCGTAGAGACCTCTCTCGGACGCGCGCTCTTCAACGAGACCCTGCCAGCTGACTACCCCTACTTCGAGCGTGTCGCAGACAAGAACAGCCTCTCCGGGCTGGTCAACGATCTGGCTGAGCGCTACCCGAAGGTGGAGGTCGCAGCGACGCTTGACCGCATCAAGGACGCCGGTTTCTACTGGGCTTCACGCTCGGGCATCACCGTTGCGCTCTCTGACGTTGTGACCCCGCCCAACAAGGGCGAGATCATTGCTGAGCACGAGAAGCGCGCCGCAAAGATCCAGCGCGATTACGATCGCGGCATGATCCAGGACAGCGAGCGTAAGAAGGCGCTGACCGAGATCTGGACCGAGGCGACCGACGAGGTTGCTGCTGCCATGCGCGACGCGTTCCCCGCAGACAACACCATCTTCCGTATGGTGTCGTCGGGTGCTCGTGGTAACTGGCTGCAGATCCGTAACATCGCCGGTATGCGTGGCCTGGTGTCGAACCCGAAGGGTGAGATTATCCCTCGCCCGATTATCAACTCGTACCGTGAGGGCCTGTCGGTTGCGGAGTACTTCATCGCGACCCACGGTGCTCGTAAGGGTCTTGCTGATACCGCGCTTCGTACCGCTGACTCGGGTTACCTGACCCGTCGTCTGGTCGACGTTTCTCAGGACGTCATCATCCGTGAAGAGGATTGCGCTACCAAGCGTGGCCTCGACCTGCCGATCGCCGAGGTTGACGCCAACGGCACGCTGGTCATGGACGAGAACGTTGAGAACTCGGTCTACGCTCGTACGCTCGCTACCGATGCGCTCGACGCTGCGGGTGCCGTTGTGGCAAACGCCGGTGAAGACGTCGGTGACGTGCTCATCGAGAAGCTCATTGCAGCTGGTGTCACCGAGATCAAGGTTCGTTCGGTACTGACCTGTGAGTCTGCGGTTGGCGTTTGCGCCACCTGCTACGGTCGCTCACTCGCAACCGGCCAGCGCGTCGACATCGGTGAGGCCGTTGGCATCATCGCGGCGCAGTCGATTGGTGAGCCCGGTACCCAGCTGACGATGCGTACCTTCCACACCGGTGGTTCTGCATCGGCTGACGACATCACCCAGGGTCTGCCACGTGTGCAGGAGCTCTTCGAGGCACGTACCCCCAAGGGTGCATCGCCGATCGCAGAAGCTGCCGGCCGCGTTGTTATCGAGGACACCGAGAAGAGCCGTCGCGTTCTCCTCACTCCCGATGATGGCACGGAAGAGAAGGCATACCCCGTGCTCAAGCGTTCGACCCTTCTCGTTGAAGATGGCGACCACGTTGAGCTCGGCCAGCCGTTCCTCGCCGGTACTCTCGATCCGAAGGACATCCTTCAGGTCGGCTCGACCGAGAATGGCAAGCACATTCCGGGTGAGCGTGCCGTGCAGAAGTACCTCGTAGAGGGCGTGCAGGGCGTCTACCGCTCGCAGGGTGTGCCGATCCACGATAAGCACATCGAGGTTATCGTTCGCCAGATGCTGCGTAAGGTGACCGTCGTTGACCACGGCGAGACCGAGATGCTGCCGGGCGAGCTGATCGACCGGGCTCGTTACCAGCGCGTCAACCGCGAGGCGCTGCTCGAGGGCAAGCGTGTTGCAACGGCTCGTCCCGAGGTTATGGGTATCACCAAGGCCTCGCTCGCGACCGAGTCGTGGCTGTCGGCCGCGTCGTTCCAGGAGACGACCCGCGTGCTTACGCAGGCGGCGATGGAGGGATCGAAGGATCCGCTCATCGGTCTCAAGGAGAACGTCATCATCGGTAAGCTCATCCCGGCCGGTACCGGCCTGGGTGTCTACCGCGACGTTGACGTGCAGGCAACCGAGGAAGCTAAGGCGGAGCGTTACCCGAACCGCCTGTTCGCTACCGAGGGCACCTTCGACGAGAACGACCTGTCGTTCGTGGACTTCGACAGCTTCACCGCTGACGAGTTCAACCCGGGCAACTACAGCTAA
- a CDS encoding spermidine/putrescine ABC transporter substrate-binding protein, which yields MTGAIEERVSVAVDSWLRWVPSWAPGTHRGRAKLCRRCTGSPILAASGIPEGTPHQVTHALVSRMQRIIDKWVDDYTAAELPALHAELTGEELWRAKGYDPVAGLEPEYDGIDPDPEPDEGEQPFLFTLTGLAEETKPEPPLPRPPLSSEEKQQLRREIQLADTCAEEAGSEVCFALVGHRPRIEAAVHRFVEPQIQAIIEDLSRHLEPPQ from the coding sequence GTGACCGGAGCGATCGAAGAACGGGTCAGTGTCGCTGTCGATAGCTGGCTCAGGTGGGTGCCGAGTTGGGCGCCAGGAACGCATCGCGGTCGTGCAAAACTGTGCCGCAGATGTACGGGATCGCCGATCCTCGCCGCGTCCGGAATTCCCGAGGGAACTCCACACCAGGTCACACACGCGCTTGTTTCTCGAATGCAGCGCATCATCGACAAGTGGGTCGACGACTACACCGCCGCAGAGTTGCCCGCGCTTCACGCTGAGCTCACGGGGGAGGAGCTGTGGCGAGCCAAGGGTTATGACCCTGTTGCCGGGCTCGAACCCGAGTACGACGGGATCGATCCCGACCCAGAGCCAGACGAGGGTGAACAGCCTTTTCTGTTCACCCTGACGGGGTTAGCGGAAGAAACGAAGCCCGAACCACCGCTGCCTCGACCGCCGCTGAGTTCCGAAGAGAAGCAGCAGCTACGACGTGAAATTCAGCTTGCAGACACCTGCGCCGAAGAAGCCGGTTCCGAGGTATGCTTCGCGCTTGTGGGTCACCGGCCGAGAATCGAGGCCGCCGTGCACCGCTTTGTTGAGCCACAGATTCAGGCCATCATTGAAGACCTGAGTCGGCACCTCGAGCCCCCGCAGTAG
- a CDS encoding DNA-directed RNA polymerase subunit beta yields MAAARNASSTTHTKNGRNHKRLSFAKISDTLSVPNLLALQLESFDWLVGSDAWKARVVQAEAEGRDDIALKSGLEEIFDEISPIEDNAGTMQLSFENPILDEQKFTIEECKERGKTYSAPLYVEAAFYNTETQVLKSQTVYMGDFPIMTDKGTFIINGTERVIVSQLVRSPGVYFERAQEKTSDKDVFTARVIPSRGAWLEFEVDKRDQVGVRIDRKRKQSVTVFLKALGMTSEEILEEFAGYESIALTLEKDAIVTQEEALKDIYRKQRPGEQVAIEAARALLDNSYFNDKRYDLAKVGRYKINRKLGLDAPITDSVLSLEDIVATIKYLVGLHAGTETLPGVRDGKPVDIRLDTDDIDHFGNRRIRAVGELIQNQVRTGLSRMERVVRERMTTQDIEAITPNTLINTRPVLAAIKEFFGTSQLSQFMDQNNPLAGLTNKRRLSALGPGGLSRDRAGVEVRDVHPSHYGRMCPIETPEGPNIGLIGALATFARINAFGFIETPYRRVIDGKATEQVDYLTAHEEDEYLIAQAGAPLDKNGKFAEKQVLARPRGSEVVLVDADRVDYMDVSPRQMVSVATSLIPFLEHDDANRALMGANMQRQAVPLVRSESPLVGTGMEGYAAIDAGDVITAQKAGVIADVSADVVTIQQDEGGTKSYFMRKFDRSNQGTNYNHRVIVKAGERIEEGEVIADGPATENGELALGKNLLVAFMSWEGHNFEDAIILSQNLVKDDTLSSIHIEEYDVDARDTKLGKEEITRDLPNASMEALKDLDERGIIRIGAEVSPGDILVGKVTPKGETELSAEERLLRAIFNEKSREVRDTSLKVPHGVSGTVTSVKVFDAENDNDDELGSGVNQRVVVYIAQKRKITEGDKLAGRHGNKGVISKILPVEDMPFLADGTPVDVILNPLGIPGRMNFGQVLEVHLGWIAKQGWNVEGAPEWAAKLSQEALAAAPNTKVATPVFDGASEAEIAGLLDSTLETRDGERLIGSSGKTRLFDGRSGEPYPYPVSVGYMYILKLHHLVDDKIHARSTGPYSMITQQPLGGKAQFGGQRFGEMEVWALEAYGAAYALQELLTVKSDDILGRVKVYEAIVRGENIPEPGVPESFRVLMKEMQSLCLNVEVLGADGNAVNLRDNDDEAHRTAEELGINLSSRFETSSIDEI; encoded by the coding sequence TTGGCTGCTGCGCGTAACGCATCGTCAACCACCCATACGAAGAACGGCCGCAATCACAAGCGGCTCTCCTTTGCCAAAATTTCCGACACGCTGTCGGTGCCTAATCTACTGGCACTGCAGCTTGAGAGCTTTGATTGGCTCGTCGGAAGCGATGCGTGGAAAGCACGCGTCGTTCAGGCTGAGGCCGAAGGGCGCGATGACATCGCGCTGAAGAGCGGCCTTGAGGAGATTTTCGACGAGATCTCGCCGATCGAAGACAACGCTGGCACCATGCAGCTGTCGTTCGAGAACCCGATCCTCGACGAACAGAAGTTCACGATTGAAGAGTGCAAGGAGCGGGGTAAAACCTACTCCGCGCCGCTCTACGTCGAGGCAGCGTTCTACAACACTGAGACACAGGTTCTGAAGAGCCAGACGGTTTACATGGGCGATTTCCCCATCATGACCGACAAAGGCACCTTCATTATCAACGGCACCGAGCGTGTCATTGTGTCGCAGCTCGTTCGTAGCCCCGGTGTCTACTTCGAGCGTGCACAGGAGAAGACGAGCGATAAAGACGTCTTCACCGCACGCGTGATCCCGAGCCGCGGTGCGTGGCTTGAGTTCGAGGTCGACAAGCGCGACCAGGTCGGTGTGCGCATCGACCGCAAGCGTAAGCAGTCGGTCACCGTCTTCCTGAAGGCACTCGGCATGACCAGCGAGGAGATCCTCGAGGAGTTCGCCGGGTACGAGTCGATCGCGCTGACACTTGAGAAGGACGCTATCGTCACTCAGGAAGAGGCTCTGAAAGACATCTACCGCAAGCAGCGCCCGGGTGAGCAGGTTGCCATCGAGGCCGCGCGTGCGCTCCTCGATAACAGCTACTTCAACGACAAGCGCTACGATCTCGCAAAGGTTGGCCGCTACAAGATCAACCGCAAGCTTGGCCTCGACGCCCCCATCACCGACTCGGTGCTGTCGCTCGAAGACATCGTTGCGACCATCAAGTACCTCGTTGGTCTGCACGCTGGCACCGAGACACTTCCTGGCGTTCGTGACGGCAAGCCTGTCGATATTCGTCTCGACACCGACGACATCGATCACTTCGGTAACCGTCGTATCCGCGCTGTGGGTGAACTCATCCAGAACCAGGTGCGCACCGGCCTCAGTCGTATGGAGCGTGTTGTACGCGAGCGTATGACCACGCAAGACATTGAGGCGATCACGCCGAACACCCTGATCAACACGCGCCCCGTGCTCGCAGCGATCAAGGAGTTCTTCGGTACTTCGCAGCTGTCGCAGTTCATGGATCAGAACAACCCGCTTGCGGGCCTGACCAACAAGCGCCGCCTCTCCGCGCTCGGCCCCGGTGGCCTCTCGCGTGACCGCGCTGGCGTTGAGGTTCGAGACGTTCACCCGTCGCACTACGGACGTATGTGCCCCATCGAGACTCCGGAAGGCCCGAACATTGGTCTGATCGGTGCACTCGCAACCTTCGCGCGCATCAACGCGTTCGGCTTCATTGAGACGCCGTACCGTCGCGTGATCGACGGCAAGGCAACCGAGCAGGTTGACTACCTGACCGCGCACGAAGAGGACGAGTACCTCATCGCGCAGGCTGGTGCTCCGCTCGATAAGAACGGCAAGTTTGCTGAGAAGCAGGTTCTTGCTCGCCCCCGTGGCTCCGAGGTTGTTCTGGTTGACGCTGACCGCGTTGACTACATGGACGTTTCGCCGCGCCAGATGGTGTCGGTCGCGACCTCACTCATTCCGTTCCTTGAGCACGACGATGCAAACCGCGCGCTCATGGGCGCGAACATGCAGCGCCAGGCGGTTCCGCTTGTGCGCAGCGAGTCGCCGCTCGTTGGTACCGGTATGGAGGGCTACGCAGCCATCGACGCTGGTGATGTGATCACCGCGCAGAAGGCCGGCGTTATCGCTGACGTATCCGCTGACGTTGTCACCATCCAGCAGGATGAGGGCGGCACAAAGAGCTACTTCATGCGCAAGTTCGACCGCTCGAACCAGGGCACGAACTACAACCACCGCGTGATCGTCAAGGCTGGCGAGCGCATCGAAGAGGGCGAGGTCATCGCTGATGGCCCCGCAACCGAAAACGGTGAGCTTGCACTCGGTAAGAACCTGCTCGTGGCATTCATGTCGTGGGAGGGTCACAACTTCGAGGACGCCATCATCCTGAGCCAGAACCTGGTGAAGGACGACACGCTCTCTTCGATTCACATCGAAGAGTACGACGTTGACGCTCGCGACACCAAGCTCGGCAAGGAAGAGATCACCCGTGATCTGCCCAACGCCAGCATGGAGGCGCTGAAGGATCTGGACGAGCGCGGCATCATCCGCATCGGTGCAGAGGTTTCCCCCGGCGACATCCTCGTCGGTAAGGTCACCCCGAAGGGCGAGACTGAGCTCTCGGCTGAGGAGCGCCTGCTGCGCGCCATCTTCAACGAGAAGAGCCGCGAGGTGCGCGACACCTCACTCAAGGTGCCTCACGGCGTCTCGGGTACGGTCACCTCTGTGAAGGTGTTCGACGCAGAGAACGACAACGACGACGAGCTTGGCTCGGGCGTTAACCAGCGTGTGGTTGTCTACATCGCGCAGAAGCGTAAGATCACCGAGGGCGACAAGCTTGCAGGCCGTCACGGCAACAAGGGCGTCATCTCGAAGATCCTCCCGGTCGAAGACATGCCGTTCCTCGCAGACGGTACCCCCGTCGACGTGATCCTGAACCCGCTCGGTATTCCCGGTCGAATGAACTTCGGTCAGGTCCTTGAGGTTCACCTCGGCTGGATCGCCAAGCAGGGCTGGAATGTTGAGGGTGCACCCGAGTGGGCTGCAAAGCTCTCGCAGGAGGCTCTCGCCGCTGCCCCGAACACCAAGGTTGCGACCCCAGTGTTCGACGGCGCTTCCGAGGCCGAGATCGCTGGTCTGCTTGACTCGACGCTGGAGACCCGTGACGGCGAACGCCTCATCGGTTCCTCCGGTAAGACCCGTCTGTTTGACGGTCGTTCGGGCGAGCCTTACCCGTACCCCGTGTCGGTCGGCTACATGTACATCCTGAAGCTGCACCACTTGGTTGACGACAAGATTCACGCGCGTTCAACCGGCCCCTACTCCATGATTACCCAGCAGCCGCTCGGCGGTAAGGCCCAGTTTGGTGGCCAGCGCTTCGGTGAGATGGAAGTTTGGGCGCTTGAGGCCTACGGTGCCGCTTACGCACTGCAGGAGCTGCTCACGGTGAAGTCCGATGACATCCTGGGTCGTGTGAAGGTCTACGAGGCGATCGTGCGCGGGGAGAACATCCCCGAGCCAGGTGTGCCCGAGTCGTTCCGCGTGCTCATGAAAGAAATGCAGTCGCTCTGCCTGAACGTTGAGGTCCTGGGGGCTGACGGCAACGCCGTCAACCTGCGCGACAACGACGACGAGGCACACCGCACAGCGGAAGAGCTCGGCATTAACCTTTCATCCCGCTTCGAGACTTCGTCCATCGACGAAATCTAA